Genomic segment of uncultured Desulfobacter sp.:
TTTTGCCGGTAATCCAGCTTTTTCCCGTAAGCAGACGAGCCTGGTCGCCGGTGAGTACGAGTATCTGGTCAGTGGTGTCATAATCGGCTTGATCCGAGAACGCTTTGCGTTCCCCTTCGGTATATTCCACATGTCCCGTGGCAAGAATTCGTTTGATGTTTGACTGGCCCTCTTTTTTTGTCTCAGAGGAGTGAAAAAACACTTTTACCGAATCGGCTAAAAGTACACTGTCGGCCCGAACCGCTTTAACCTTTCCTGTGAATTCGACCACGGACTGGTCTTTGCTGGCAACCATTTTATCCGACGTGATTTTCAGGTCAGCCAGCGGCTGTTTTTTATCTGAAGCTTCGTTCTGCTGGGCTGCAAAGGCGACGT
This window contains:
- a CDS encoding LptA/OstA family protein; this encodes MKILKIQTCYRFSIVLLLALLFLCTNVAFAAQQNEASDKKQPLADLKITSDKMVASKDQSVVEFTGKVKAVRADSVLLADSVKVFFHSSETKKEGQSNIKRILATGHVEYTEGERKAFSDQADYDTTDQILVLTGDQARLLTGKSWITGKKITLFKAQDRVVVESTEETRVEAFFDAEDQDGSLGKP